The Pseudomonas cucumis sequence TTGTACAAACTGATCGGCCTGCTGCTGATCATTCCGGTGCTCGATCCGCTGGTGCACTGGATCGACAGCCTCGACTTCAGCCCTCAGGAAATGGTCATCGGCTTTCACCTGCTCTACAACACCGCGCGCTGCCTGATCCTGTTGCCCAGCGTCGGGCCGATGGCCAGGCTCTGTGCGTGGTTGCTACCGGAGCGGCCGGACATCAATGGCACGGCCAAACCGCGGCACCTTGACCCGACAGCCTTGGTCACACCCAGTCTGGCGCTGGCCAATGCCGCCCGGGAAACCCTGCGCATCGGCGATCTGGTCGACAGCATGCTCGAAGCCATGCTCGACGTGCTGCGTGGCAAACAAACTGCTGTCACCCAGGAAATTCGTCGCCTGACCGATGATGTCGAAGCGCTCTACAGCGCCATCAAACTCTATCTGGCGCAAATGCCCCGCGAAGACCTCAGCGAGCAGGACAGCCGGCGCTGGGCGGAAACCATTGAGCTGGCGATCAACCTGAAACTCTCCAGCGACCTGATCGAACGCATGCTGCGCAAGGTTCAGCAGCAGAAAACCTCGCAACGCCGGTCTTTTTCCGAGGTGGGCCTGGAGGAGTTGGCGGGGCTGCACAGTCAGCTGATTGCCAACCTGCGTCTGGGGTTGTCGGTGTTCCTCAGTGCCGACCCGGAAAGTGCTCGCCAGTTACTGCGTGAGAAACGTCGCTTTCGCGCACAGGAACGCCGCCTGGCCCATGCTCATGTCAGCCGTTTAAACCGTAAGATCGTACAGAGTATCGAGACCAGTTCGCTGCACCTGGAACTGATTGCCGACATGAGACGCTTGAATTCGCTGTTCTGCAGCAGCGCTTATGCGGTGTTGGGCACTTCGGATACTGGCGCTCTAGCGGTCGACGATATGACTGACATCACGCATTCACCCTGAACGTCCACAGTTGCCTGAAGTCTGTTGAACTTACGCTGGCCGTACGGAAACTTGTTATGCGTTGTCTGCTGTTCGCTTGTCTGTTGCTCGGTTCACTGCCTTCATTTGCCCTGGATCGCTTTCAGGTCGAGGGCTACACCTTGCGCAACGGCCTGCAATTGGTCCTCAAACCGGGTACTGAGCGCGGGCATGTGGCGATCCGGTTGGTGGTTGGCGTAGGCCTGGATGATTTCAGCTGCGCCGACAAGGAGCTGCCGCATCTACTCGAACACTTGCTGTTCAGCGGCATTGACGCCACCGGCGAAGGTGGTCTGGAAGAGCGCATGCAGGCCCTGGGCGGTGAGTGGAACGCCTACACCAGTAATGCCGACACGACCTTCGTCATCGAAGCCCCGGCGAAAAACCAGCGCAAGGTCCTCGACCTGTTGTTGGCGCTGCTGACCCAGACCCGTATCGATGACAATGCGATCAACATCGCCAAGCAAGTGGTCGAGCGCGAAGACGGTGGCCATTACTCGCACCTGCAGCGCTGGCTGGATCGCCAGGACCTGGGCCATACCGCGAGTAATCAGTTGGCGGTGGAGCTGGGCCTCAAATGCCCCGAGCGCGCGCAAGTCGATCACCTGACCCGCGAGCAATTGGAGAAGGTGCGCAAGGACTGGTACGCGCCCAATAACATGACCCTGATCGTGGTCGGCGATCTCGACCGCCTGCTGCCGGCCTATCTGGAACGGGCCTATGGCGCACTCGAAGCGGTTGAGCCTAGCGCTCACCTGCCGCTGCCAGACATTCAGGCCAGCGCGGCCCACGAGCGCAATTTGAGTAACGGTTTCGTCGGTGGCGGTGCCAAGTTGCATTGGCTGGTGCCGGAACCGGTGCTGGAAGACCAGCACGACGAAACCTTCGACCTGCTCAAGGACTATCTCGATTGGGCGCTCTATCGCCAATTGCGCCTGGCCCATGGGCTGTCCTATGGTCCCTCGGCTGAGCGCGAGGTATTTGGCGGGGTGGGCTTCATGAGCCTGAACGCCGACCTTGATCGCGACGACGTGCTGGCAGCGGAACAGGTGCTGGATGAGCTTAAAGCAGATCTGCTCAAGAACGGTCTCGACGCTGCCACCTTCGCCCGTCTCAAGCAAGCCGCCATCGCTCGCCAGGCCTGGGCCGTGCAAGGTAACAGCGCCCTGGCGGACTATTACTGGAGCGCCCTCGGCGACTACGAGGACGGCCATTTCGTCAACCCGGCCAAGGCACTGCAAGACGTGACACTGGCCGAGGCGAACAAGGCGATACGTGAGTTGCTGCTGCAACCGGGCTATCTGCGGATCGAGAAGCCGCTGATGAGTTATGACCAGGTGATGTGGGCGATTGTCGGGGGATTTGGATTGATAGTGCTTGGATTGCTGAGCTGGCGCTTCCATCGCAGAAAGTAAGCGTTCCCTGTGGCAAGCCTCGCTCCCACAGAATTTTCGTCGCTCAAATTTCTTAACTTACCGGCATTGGGGCAAGCCCCCTCGTCACAGGGCCTCTCGGGCGGTACCCTGTCGAGGATTTTTCCCACGACTATTGTGAATCGCCGAATGCCGAATCTGACCCTGTACGTACAGCGCCTCCTGGAGTTGATGAAGCGCTATCCCGGGGTCATTGCGCTTGGCGGTTTCATCTCCGGGGTCGGCAGTTTCATGCTGGTGGATCGCCAACAAGGTCTGGCGACGTGGATCACCACCATCATGCTGATCAGTTGGGTCTGGCTGATGCTGGAAAACAGCCTCACCAAGCTGTTTGCCAGGGTATTCAAGCGCGAAATACCCCAGCCCCTGCTGCGTTATGCGACGCAGATGATCCATCAGGAAAGCCTGTTCTTCGTCCTGCCGTTCTTTTTAATCACCACCACCTGGAACAGCGGTCAGTTGTTCTTCACGGGATTACTGAGCATGGCGGCGCTGATTTCGATCATCGACCCGCTCTACTACAAATGGCTGGCACCGCGCCGCTGGGCGTTCCTGGCGCTGCACACCCTGACCCTGTTCGCGGCCCTGCTGACCGCCCTGCCCGTCATCCTGCACCTGACCACCGCCCAGAGTTTCAAGCTGGCGCTGGGCATTGCCATGGTGCTGTCGTTCCCGAGCCTGGCCTCGATCTTCCCGATTCGCACCGTGCGTAATGCGTTGGCGATCCTCAGCATCACCGTCGGCATCGGCGCCGCCGGTTGGGTGCTGCGCTCGTGGGTTCCGCCGGCGACGCTGTGGATGACCGATGTGGCGATCAGCACCCAAATGCAGGATCGAACCCCCGGCAAGAGCCTGGAAGAAGTCAGCGCCGAGCAGATTCGCGGCGGTGGGCTGTACGCGTACACCGCGATCAACGCTCCGCGGGGGCTGGCCGAGCGGATCTACCACGTCTGGATATTCAACGGTAAAGAGGTCGACCGTATTCCTCTGGACATCCACGGCGGGCGCAAGGAGGGCTACCGCGCCTGGACCCACAAGCAGAACTTCCCCGGTAACCCCGCGGGCAAATGGCAGGTTCGGGTGCTCACCGAAGACGGCCAACTGATTGGCGTTCTGCGCTTCAAGGTCCTGGACAGCACACCCGTCAAAGAAAAGTAACGCGGATCGTGCTATTAGTCAGATCTGCGTAATAGCCGAACAAGCACGGAGCTTATGACCAGCAGCACAATGCCCGGCAGTGCCCAACTGGACACCTCGCACAGCCCTGCCCTGTTGCGGGTCACGGGTGACTGGACGCTCGCCCATTACGCCGATCTCAGCCGCCTGAGCGAAAAGCTGCGTGGCCAATACGACAACGACACCCACATCGATCTCAATGGCCTCGGCGCGCTCGATACGGCGGGTGCGTCATTGCTTGTGGAGTTGCTGGGGGCCGAGCGTCTGGGCAAATCTGCCGAACACCCCGAGTGCACCCTTTCTTCCGCTGATCGCGCCTTGTTGCAGACGGTGTACTGCTCACTGACCGATTTCTGCGTGCCGATCAAAGAGCCGGAAATCAGCGTCGGCATTCAACTGCTGACCCGCATCGGCCGTGCGGTCGACGCGATCTGGCAGGACACGCTGCAACTGTTGGGTTTCGTCGGCGTGATCCTGGAAACCATTGCTCGCGGGCTGTTTCGGCCCAAGCGCTGGCGTATTACCCCGATGGTCGCGCACATCGAACAGACCGGCCTCGACGCCGCCCCCATCGTCGCCCTGCTGACCTTTCTGGTGGGGGCTGTGGTGGCATTTCTCGGGGCGACGGTGTTGGCGAGTTTCGGCGCGAGTATTTTCACCGTGGACCTGGTGGCATTCTCTTTTCTGCGGGAGTTCGGCGTGTTGCTCACGGCGATCCTGATGGCGGGCCGTACTGCCAGTGCGTTCACCGCACAGATCGGTTCGATGAAGGCCAACGAAGAAATCGACGCGATCCGCACCCTCGGCCTCGACCCGATGGAGTTGCTGGTAGTACCCCGCGTCCTGGCGTTACTGGTGGCGCTGCCGATGTTGACCTTTCTGGCGATGGTGTCAGGGATTGTCGGCGGTGGCGTAGTCTGTGCGCTGTCGCTGGATATCTCGCCGGCGATGTTCCTGTCACTGCTGCAATCGGACATCGGCGTTCAGCACTTTCTGGTGGGGATCGTCAAAGCGCCGATATTTGCGTTCCTGATTGCCGCCATCGGCTGCCTCGAGGGCTTCAAGGTCAGCGGCAGCGCCGAGTCCGTCGGCGCACACACCACCTCCAGTGTGGTGCAGTCGATTTTCGTGGTGATTGTGCTCGACGCTGTGGCTGCGTTGTTTTTCATGGAGATGGACTGGTGAGTCGTTTACCCCGAGCGCCTTCAGAGGCGGTGATTGAAGTCCGCGGTCTGTGCAATCGCTTCGGCCGCCAGAGCGTGCACGAGAACCTCGACCTGGACTTGTACAAGGGCGAGATTCTGGCGGTGGTCGGCGGTTCCGGCAGCGGCAAATCGGTGCTGCTGCGCAGCATTGTCGGCCTGCGTCAGCCCAGCGAAGGGCTGGTGAAGGTCTTCGGCAAGAACTTGCCGAGTCTGTCGGAACACGAGCGCTCGCTGGTCGAACGGCGGTTTGGTGTGTTGTTCCAGAAAGGTGCCTTGTTCTCTTCGCTCACCGTGACCGAGAACGTCGCCCTGCCCCTGATTGAACACGCCGGCCTGAGCCGTGCCGACGCCGAGCACCTGGCGGCGGTGAAACTGGCGTTGGCCGGGTTGCCGTTGTCGGCGGCCGACAAATACCCCGCTTCGCTGTCCGGTGGCATGATCAAGCGCGCGGCCCTGGCCCGAGCACTGGCGCTGGACCCGGACATCCTGTTTTTGGACGAACCCACCGCCGGCCTCGATCCGATTGGCGCCGCAGGCTTCGATCAACTGATCCTGACCCTGCGCGATGCCTTGGGCCTGAGTGTGTTTCTGGTGACCCACGACCTCGACACGCTCTACACCATCACCGACCGGGTGGCAGTGCTGGCGCAGAAGAAAGTGCTGGTGGCGGACGCCATCGACAAAGTGTCGGAAACCGATGATGCGTGGATTCACGAATACTTCCATGGCCCTCGCGGCCGCGCGGCCATGACGGCCGCTAACCAGCTCAACGAGGTCTGACATGGAAACCCGAGCCCATCACGTATTGATCGGCCTGTTCACCGTCATAGTGGTGGCAGGCGCCCTGCTCTTCGGTCTGTGGCTGGCCAAGTCCAGCGTCGATACCGAATTCAAGGATTACGAAATCGTCTTCAACGAGGCGGTCAGCGGCCTGTCCAAGGGCAGCGCCGTGCAGTACAGCGGGATCAAGGTCGGCGACGTGGTAACGCTGCGCCTGGACCCGAACGATCCGCGCCGGGTGTTGGCGCGGATTCGCTTGGGCGGAGACACTCCGATCAAAGAAGACACCCAGGCCAAACTGGCGCTGACCGGGATCACCGGGACCTCGATCATCCAGCTCAGCGGCGGCACGCCGCAAAGCCCGACGCTCAAGGGCAAGGATGGTAATTTGCCGACAATCGTTGCATCGCCCTCGCCCATTGCCCGGTTGATGAATGACAGCAACGATCTGATGGCGGGCGTGAACGTGTTGATGCACAACGCCAATCAGTTGTTTTCCTCGGAGAACGTCGCGCACATCAGCAAGACCCTTGAGCATCTGGAGCAAACCACCGGCACCATCGCCGACCAGCGCGGCGACATTCGTCAGGCGATGCAGCAACTGGCTTCGGTTGGCAAGCAGGCCAGCGCCACCCTGGAACAGACCACCGCGTTGATGCGCAACGCCAACGGCCTGCTCAACGATCAGGGCAAGCAGATGTTCGGCAGTGCCGAACAAGCCATGAAGTCCCTGGAACAGAGCAGCGCCACCATCAACACGTTGCTCTCCGCCAATCAGGATTCCCTCAACAGCGGCATGCAGGGCTTCAATGGTCTGGCACCGGCGGTGCGTGAGTTGCGCGATACCTTGAGTTCGCTGCGAACCATTTCCCAGCGGCTTGAGGCCAACCCCAGCGGTTACCTGCTGGGCAGTGATAAAAACAAGGAGTTCACGCCATGAAGCTGGCTCATCTCGCCCTCCTCGCCGGTTTTGCATTGGTCGCGTCCTGTTCGATTTTCCCCAAGACCGAGCCGTCCGATGTCTATCGACTGCCGTCGGCACAGAGCAACGCACCGGCCCATCACGGCACGCCGCAGCGCTGGTCGTTGCGCCTGGCCAAGCCGCAGACCAGCGAAGCCTTGAACAACCCGAAAATCGCCGTCATCCCTCAGGGTGACCTGATCAGCAGCTACAAGGCTTCACGCTGGAGCGACCCGGCACCGGTGCTGTTGCGCAATCGTCTGCTCGATGGTTTCCAGCGTGACGGTCGTGTGCCGTTGCTCAGCACCGATGACAGTAATTTCCAGGCGGACCTGGAACTGGGCGGCAACCTGCAAGCATTCCAGACCGAGTACCAGGGCACGGCGGCGAGTGTGGTCGTGCGCATGGATGCGTTGCTGGTGCGTGGGTATGACCAGCGAATCCTCGCCAGCCGGCGCTTTGAAGTGCGTCAGCCGTTGAGCGATGTGAAGGTGCCGGCGGTGGTGACCGGTTTTGGCCTGGCCAGCGACCAATTGACGGCGCAAGTGGTGGCCTGGACGGTGGAGCAAGGTCAGAAGGTTGCGCCACCGCTGAGGCCTTGAAGCCACCGTTGAACCCCTGTGGGAGCGGGCTTGCCCGCGATAGCGGTGTGACATTCAACGTCGATGTCGACTGTGCTGACGCCATCGCGGGCAAGCCCGCTCCCACAGGTTTTTTGGTTAGCCAAAGAACCAGTAGCAAACGCCGATAGCCCCCAACACCCCCGCCAACTCCGCCAGCAACGCACACCCCACCGCATGCCGTGCACGCTGAATGCCCACCGCGCCGAAGTACACCGCCAACACATAGAAGGTCGTTTCGGTACTGCCCTGGACAGTCGCCGCCACCAGCGCCGGGAAGCTGTCGACTCCGGAGGTCTTCATGGTTTCGATCAGCATTGCCCGTGCGGCGCTGCCGGAGAAGGGTTTGACCATGGCCGTCGGCAGTGCATCGACGAAGCGCGTGTCCCAACCGGCCCACTCCACCAGATGACGAATCCCGTCCAGACCGAAATCCAGCGCCCCGGATGCTCGCAGCACGCCTACGGCACAGAGCATCGCCACCAGATACGGCAGCAGGTTCTTGGCCACCTCGAAGCCTTCTTTCGCGCCTTCAATGAACGCCTCGTAGACCTTCACTTTGCGTAATGCGCCGATCACCAGAAACAGCATGATCAGCCCGAACAGCGTCAGGTTGCCGAGGATCGATGACAGGCTCGCCAGAGCGGTCGCCGAGAGCGTCGCCAGCAACGCCATGAAGGCGCCGAGGGCCAGGGCACCGGGAATCAGGTAGGCGAGCACCACCGGGTCCCACAGGCGCAGACGCTGCATGAATGCCACCGACAACAGACCGACCAGGGTCGAACAACTGGTCGCGAGCAAGATCGGCAGGAACACCAGGGTCGGATCGGGCGCGCCTTGCTGGGCGCGGTACATGAAGATCGTCACCGGCAGCAGGGTCAGGGAGGAGGCGTTGAGCACCAGGAAGAGGATCTGCGCGTTGCTGGCGATGGTGTCGCTGGGGTTGAGCTCTTGCAGCGCCTTCATGGCCTTGAGGCCGATCGGCGTGGCGGCGTTGTCCAGGCCCAGGCCATTGGCGGCGAAGTTGAGGGTGATCAGACCGATGGCCGGATGCCCGGGCGGCACTTCCGGCATCAGGCGCAGGAACAGCGGGCCCAGCGCCTTGGCCAGCCATTCGACGATTCCTGCCTTTTCCGCGATCCGCAGAAACCCCAGCCAGAGGGTGAGGGTGCCGAACAGCAGGATCATGACCTCGACCGACAATTTGGCCATGGCGAAAATGCTCTCCACCATCGCCGCAAAGATCCCGGCGTTACCGCCGATCAGCCATTGCGCCAGCGCCGAAACGGCCGCCACGATGAAGAAGCCAAGCCACAGGCCATTAAGCATCAGTCAAATCCCCCGGAAGATGCGGCGAATGATAGCGGGGTAGCCAGAAACGACAAACCCCGGATTTCTCCGGGGTTTGTTTGAGGCCCTTTGTGGGAGCGGGCTTGCCTGCTCCCACAGGGTTTCGTATCAGTTACTGGAAATCTCGCCAACCGGCAATTTTTCCTTGCTGCGCCAGTGCGGCAGGGAGTTCCAGTAGCGCTGGCCCTTGGCGTCGTCGTACATGCCTTCCCAACGAGCGATGACCAACACGGCGAGGGCGTTGCCGATCACGTTCAGAGCGGTACGGGCCATGTCCATGATGCGGTCGACACCGGCGATGAACGCCAGGCCTTCCAGCGGAATACCGACGCTGCCCAAAGTAGCCAGCAGCACCACGAAGGACACACCCGGTACGCCGGCGATGCCTTTGGAGGTGACCATCAGCGTCAGCACCAGCAGCAACTGTTGGCTGATCGACAGGTCGATGCCGTAGAGCTGGGCAATGAAAATCGCCGCGATGCTCTGGTACAGGGTCGAACCGTCGAGGTTGAACGAGTAGCCGGTCGGTACCACGAAACTGCAAATGGCTTTCGGCGCGCCGTAGGCTTCCATCTTCTCGATCACGCGCGGCAGCACGGTTTCGGAACTGGCGGTGGAGTAAGCCAGGACCAGCTCATCCTTGAAGATGCGCATCAGCTTGATCACCGAGAAGCCGAACAGGCGAGCGATCAGGCCCAGCACCACGAAGGCGAAGAAGGCGATGGCGAAGTAAACCAGAACGACCAGTTTGGCCAGCGGCAGCAGAGAGGCGAAGCCGAAGTTGGCCACGGTCACCGCGATCAATGCGAACACGCCGATCGGGGCGTAGTTCATGATCATGTGGGTGACTTTGAACATGCTTTCCGATACGCCCTGGAACATCTTCACCAGCGGCTCGCGCAGGTCCGATTGCAGGCTCGACAGACCGAGACCGAACAACACAGAGAAGAAGATGATCGGCAGCATCTCGCCGCGGGCCATGGCCGCGAAGATGTTGGACGGGATCAGGTTGAGAATGGTCTGGATGAACGCATGTTCATGCTGGACCTCGGCGGCAGTGGCCTGGTACTTGGAGATATCCACCGTACCCAGGGTGCTCATGTCGATGCCGGTGCCCGGATGGACCACGTTGGCCAACACCAGACCGACCAGAATGGCGATGGTGGTGACGATCTCGAAGTAAATGATGGTCTTCAGACCGATGCGACCGAGTTTCTTCGCGTCGCCCACGCCAGCAATGCCGACGATCAGCGAGGAGATCACGATCGGGATCACGATCATCTTGATCAGACGGATAAAGATATCGCCTGCCGGTTGCAGCACGTTGCTGATCCACCAGGCTTTTTCGGCACTGAAATGGTTGAGCAGTGCACCAATTGCTATCCCCAGAACCAGACCGATGAGGATCTGCCAGGCGAGGCTAAGCTTTGCCTTCTTCATATCTTTACCCTTACTTGCGTTTGACTCAGGCTGATGCATGAACTGAAACGCTCAATGGCGAACACGTCTTGCATCGGCCCCCGTATAAGGTCCCCGCGAGCGAGCATTTACAGCTCTCAGGCAGCGAAAAAGGCGCAACTATTCCGATGCAGGGAAGCGCCGTCTAATGCCGTAAACGCCTACCCTATGCCGAATCGGCATGAGATTTTCCAACTGAAACCCACGTCCCAAGCGGTTCGAATACGACATTTACGCGGGCATAAGTGCCGTGAACCGGCCATTTCAGCGCAGGTCGATGTTTTTTAAATAGGCGTAAATTTGGGAAAAGGACTACGTTTGGCGGCGAATTATCTTCTTGATAAGGTCGGAGCTTTCTCGATATACGGTCACGAAGAAACACCGCGAAACGGTTTTGCGGGGAATATGCAGCAAGAACAGATGAGCGGAGTGCTCTAGATCAACGTTTTGCACGTTGAAGCTCTCCGCAAGTCCGTCGAGCCGCCTTGGCCCCGGCGAACTTGCGTCGCAGCTTTACCTGACCCGGCCCTTGCGCAGGTACTCCCTGTACCCGTAGGTCACTCCGACCCTGAAGCAGTCAGAACGTCCCGACCCCTTGGTCATGCGTCTACCGTCCTCGGGTAGCGCAGTGGAAAGAAGCGCAGTTGCCTCTTTCATTCGAAACTCAGTACCAATTCGGATCTTTCTTCAGTTGCTCCATCAACAACTTCTGCATGCCTTCGTCCGCCTTGCCGAGAAAGCGGTAATCGGCATGTCGCGTGGGCGACTTGTCGGCCGGCAGGCCCGCTGGCACTTCGACCAGCATGGCGTAGGCATCCTTTTTGTCGAAGCTGAATGCCACGATCAAGCGTTTGTTCAGACATGTCTGCCGGGTTTCGCAGAGCGGTCCGACCACATACTTGTCGCCATCCTCTTCGACAGCATTCATTTGCTCGGCATCGCCGGACAGGTTCATCACCCATTCCGGCAGGCGTTCTTCTTTCTTCACAACGCCTTGCCAGGTTTCCCGGTACTGCGGGTCTGCAGTGAGCAACTCATTGGCCCGCATCTGGCCATCATTGGCCGCCATTGCCATGGCACTGCCGCCCAGAAGCAGGGCGGCTGCCACTGTCTTTAACGAAATGCTCATGTTCAGCCTCGACCACGGCGGCCAAAGAAGAAGGAAGCAATGAACATCACCAGGAATACGACAAAGAGAATCTTGGCGATACCCGTGGCGGTGCCCGCGATACCACCGAAGCCCAATACTGCAGCGATGATGGCAATGATCAAGAATGTGATTGCCCAGCTCAACATGGTGATACTCCTTACGCTTCTATTTAAAGGTGTTGCTTGTGGTGCTTTTCCCGGCGCGTTGAGCGCGCCAAGTTCGTTTGCTTAAAACACCCAACGCTCCTGAGGCGTCTCGTCCACAGGCTGGGCCTGGTCGACGTCCATCATTCGCATCGAGTCGCTGTCAGCCTGGTTGCTGACAGCGCTGAAGTGGGTTTGGGGGGGAGGTGGAATCGACAGGTGCGGCGTCTCTGGCTGCTGGCTCTGTTCCCAACGCAAGAACTGCTGGCCGCCAATCAAGGTGATCAACAATGCCAACAGGGCGAACAAGCCTTGCTGAATATGCAATGGCGAAATACGCAATTGGGCGGCACCTTGGCGAATCATCCTGAAGTCCTCCCACTGTGGGTAGTTGGCGGGCACTGATTTATTAAATGCCCTGATTACTCAGACACCTGCAGCCTGCATGCCACCTTTTTGTCGGGTTTAATACGATTAAAATCA is a genomic window containing:
- a CDS encoding nucleoside recognition domain-containing protein, coding for MLNGLWLGFFIVAAVSALAQWLIGGNAGIFAAMVESIFAMAKLSVEVMILLFGTLTLWLGFLRIAEKAGIVEWLAKALGPLFLRLMPEVPPGHPAIGLITLNFAANGLGLDNAATPIGLKAMKALQELNPSDTIASNAQILFLVLNASSLTLLPVTIFMYRAQQGAPDPTLVFLPILLATSCSTLVGLLSVAFMQRLRLWDPVVLAYLIPGALALGAFMALLATLSATALASLSSILGNLTLFGLIMLFLVIGALRKVKVYEAFIEGAKEGFEVAKNLLPYLVAMLCAVGVLRASGALDFGLDGIRHLVEWAGWDTRFVDALPTAMVKPFSGSAARAMLIETMKTSGVDSFPALVAATVQGSTETTFYVLAVYFGAVGIQRARHAVGCALLAELAGVLGAIGVCYWFFG
- a CDS encoding MlaD family protein, producing METRAHHVLIGLFTVIVVAGALLFGLWLAKSSVDTEFKDYEIVFNEAVSGLSKGSAVQYSGIKVGDVVTLRLDPNDPRRVLARIRLGGDTPIKEDTQAKLALTGITGTSIIQLSGGTPQSPTLKGKDGNLPTIVASPSPIARLMNDSNDLMAGVNVLMHNANQLFSSENVAHISKTLEHLEQTTGTIADQRGDIRQAMQQLASVGKQASATLEQTTALMRNANGLLNDQGKQMFGSAEQAMKSLEQSSATINTLLSANQDSLNSGMQGFNGLAPAVRELRDTLSSLRTISQRLEANPSGYLLGSDKNKEFTP
- a CDS encoding Na/Pi cotransporter family protein; translated protein: MLTLLNLLSAVTLLIWGTHIVRTGILRVYGSNLRHVIAHNMSRRWLAFLAGIMVTAMVQSSNATAMLVTSFVGQGLMALTPALATMLGADVGTALMARVLTLDLSWLSPLLIFLGVIFFLSRKQTRVGQMGRVSIGLGLIILALQLIVEAAAPITQAQGVKVIFASLTGDILLDALVGALFAMVSYSSLAAVLLTATLAGAGVISLPVAIGLVIGANIGSGILAFLSTSMQNAAGRQVALGSLLYKLIGLLLIIPVLDPLVHWIDSLDFSPQEMVIGFHLLYNTARCLILLPSVGPMARLCAWLLPERPDINGTAKPRHLDPTALVTPSLALANAARETLRIGDLVDSMLEAMLDVLRGKQTAVTQEIRRLTDDVEALYSAIKLYLAQMPREDLSEQDSRRWAETIELAINLKLSSDLIERMLRKVQQQKTSQRRSFSEVGLEELAGLHSQLIANLRLGLSVFLSADPESARQLLREKRRFRAQERRLAHAHVSRLNRKIVQSIETSSLHLELIADMRRLNSLFCSSAYAVLGTSDTGALAVDDMTDITHSP
- a CDS encoding DUF5924 family protein — translated: MPNLTLYVQRLLELMKRYPGVIALGGFISGVGSFMLVDRQQGLATWITTIMLISWVWLMLENSLTKLFARVFKREIPQPLLRYATQMIHQESLFFVLPFFLITTTWNSGQLFFTGLLSMAALISIIDPLYYKWLAPRRWAFLALHTLTLFAALLTALPVILHLTTAQSFKLALGIAMVLSFPSLASIFPIRTVRNALAILSITVGIGAAGWVLRSWVPPATLWMTDVAISTQMQDRTPGKSLEEVSAEQIRGGGLYAYTAINAPRGLAERIYHVWIFNGKEVDRIPLDIHGGRKEGYRAWTHKQNFPGNPAGKWQVRVLTEDGQLIGVLRFKVLDSTPVKEK
- a CDS encoding inhibitor of vertebrate lysozyme family protein, translating into MSISLKTVAAALLLGGSAMAMAANDGQMRANELLTADPQYRETWQGVVKKEERLPEWVMNLSGDAEQMNAVEEDGDKYVVGPLCETRQTCLNKRLIVAFSFDKKDAYAMLVEVPAGLPADKSPTRHADYRFLGKADEGMQKLLMEQLKKDPNWY
- a CDS encoding ABC-type transport auxiliary lipoprotein family protein, whose amino-acid sequence is MKLAHLALLAGFALVASCSIFPKTEPSDVYRLPSAQSNAPAHHGTPQRWSLRLAKPQTSEALNNPKIAVIPQGDLISSYKASRWSDPAPVLLRNRLLDGFQRDGRVPLLSTDDSNFQADLELGGNLQAFQTEYQGTAASVVVRMDALLVRGYDQRILASRRFEVRQPLSDVKVPAVVTGFGLASDQLTAQVVAWTVEQGQKVAPPLRP
- a CDS encoding M16 family metallopeptidase, with protein sequence MRCLLFACLLLGSLPSFALDRFQVEGYTLRNGLQLVLKPGTERGHVAIRLVVGVGLDDFSCADKELPHLLEHLLFSGIDATGEGGLEERMQALGGEWNAYTSNADTTFVIEAPAKNQRKVLDLLLALLTQTRIDDNAINIAKQVVEREDGGHYSHLQRWLDRQDLGHTASNQLAVELGLKCPERAQVDHLTREQLEKVRKDWYAPNNMTLIVVGDLDRLLPAYLERAYGALEAVEPSAHLPLPDIQASAAHERNLSNGFVGGGAKLHWLVPEPVLEDQHDETFDLLKDYLDWALYRQLRLAHGLSYGPSAEREVFGGVGFMSLNADLDRDDVLAAEQVLDELKADLLKNGLDAATFARLKQAAIARQAWAVQGNSALADYYWSALGDYEDGHFVNPAKALQDVTLAEANKAIRELLLQPGYLRIEKPLMSYDQVMWAIVGGFGLIVLGLLSWRFHRRK
- the gltP gene encoding glutamate/aspartate:proton symporter GltP, with product MKKAKLSLAWQILIGLVLGIAIGALLNHFSAEKAWWISNVLQPAGDIFIRLIKMIVIPIVISSLIVGIAGVGDAKKLGRIGLKTIIYFEIVTTIAILVGLVLANVVHPGTGIDMSTLGTVDISKYQATAAEVQHEHAFIQTILNLIPSNIFAAMARGEMLPIIFFSVLFGLGLSSLQSDLREPLVKMFQGVSESMFKVTHMIMNYAPIGVFALIAVTVANFGFASLLPLAKLVVLVYFAIAFFAFVVLGLIARLFGFSVIKLMRIFKDELVLAYSTASSETVLPRVIEKMEAYGAPKAICSFVVPTGYSFNLDGSTLYQSIAAIFIAQLYGIDLSISQQLLLVLTLMVTSKGIAGVPGVSFVVLLATLGSVGIPLEGLAFIAGVDRIMDMARTALNVIGNALAVLVIARWEGMYDDAKGQRYWNSLPHWRSKEKLPVGEISSN
- a CDS encoding ABC transporter permease; the protein is MTSSTMPGSAQLDTSHSPALLRVTGDWTLAHYADLSRLSEKLRGQYDNDTHIDLNGLGALDTAGASLLVELLGAERLGKSAEHPECTLSSADRALLQTVYCSLTDFCVPIKEPEISVGIQLLTRIGRAVDAIWQDTLQLLGFVGVILETIARGLFRPKRWRITPMVAHIEQTGLDAAPIVALLTFLVGAVVAFLGATVLASFGASIFTVDLVAFSFLREFGVLLTAILMAGRTASAFTAQIGSMKANEEIDAIRTLGLDPMELLVVPRVLALLVALPMLTFLAMVSGIVGGGVVCALSLDISPAMFLSLLQSDIGVQHFLVGIVKAPIFAFLIAAIGCLEGFKVSGSAESVGAHTTSSVVQSIFVVIVLDAVAALFFMEMDW
- a CDS encoding DUF1328 domain-containing protein — translated: MLSWAITFLIIAIIAAVLGFGGIAGTATGIAKILFVVFLVMFIASFFFGRRGRG
- a CDS encoding ABC transporter ATP-binding protein; the encoded protein is MSRLPRAPSEAVIEVRGLCNRFGRQSVHENLDLDLYKGEILAVVGGSGSGKSVLLRSIVGLRQPSEGLVKVFGKNLPSLSEHERSLVERRFGVLFQKGALFSSLTVTENVALPLIEHAGLSRADAEHLAAVKLALAGLPLSAADKYPASLSGGMIKRAALARALALDPDILFLDEPTAGLDPIGAAGFDQLILTLRDALGLSVFLVTHDLDTLYTITDRVAVLAQKKVLVADAIDKVSETDDAWIHEYFHGPRGRAAMTAANQLNEV